The Gossypium arboreum isolate Shixiya-1 chromosome 6, ASM2569848v2, whole genome shotgun sequence DNA window GGTTAATATTGTCTGAGCACTAGTTGCTAGTAACATTGGACAGGGTCCCTAGCTCATAAGTTCAAACATTTTGATAATTGTCCCTCAAATATGAGTTGTAACAAACCAAGAATAATGCTTTGAAAAGTACGGTTCTGACCATGATATTCAAATTGCATAGTCAAGAAGGAGAAGTTCCACATGATAGAACCTAGGGATAATAGCTACTGAATTCCCAAGACAAGATCACAACCCTTGACTAGCAAGATCATAAATTCAGTAGTGAAGTCATATCCTTGTGCTTTCCATTGGACAACTCGGCATAATCCTTGAGTAATCAATCTCACCTTATTAGCCACTATGACATGAAGCTGACTAAAGTGCTCCACTGGTAAGTCCAACCTCTTAACCAACTTAAAATCTAGAAAATTGTATGTGCTTCTTGAACCCACCAAAACAATGACATTGGAATGACCAATACTAGCTGAAAACTGCGTAGTGTTGTGTCCCTATGAACTTTGGAGAACGTGTAAGGATAAGAGAAGGGCAATGGGTTTCGTTTCTTGTTCTAACAGTTCCAACTATTTAGGACAATCTTGGAATTCTCCAAACACTGGACTTTTGCTTTGCCCCCTCATGATCTAAATTAGGTTCCATTACCAACTAATACAATTGAGACTTGGTACACTTATTACCTTGACTGTATTTGGATGCACACTAGAAATAAAGtcctttctttcttctctctTGTATTTCAGCTTGAGAAAAGGATTTGGTATAAAATTTATGTCCCGAGTTACTATTTTGAGGTCCACCAAATCCCACCAAGTTATTATAGTGTTGTTGCACCTTGGGAACAAGAATTAGGGCCCTGAGGTGACTTATCCCCCCACCTACATTCAAATTCTTCTTTGGGAACCCACTACGATTCATTCAACTTATCAAGCTAGTTGAAAGCCATCCACCAGTGTTTGAGGCTTGAACCGCCGTAGATATTGTCCTATCTCAAGTTTAAGATTGCAAGTGAAAACATTAAGAGCATAATCCTCAGTTAGGTGTAActgattaattaaatttaaaaaatggtCATGGAAGTTGTCCACTGAACCCTGTTGCTTGAGCGAGACAAGTTCTAACATGGGGTCTAAGAAGGAGTTAGATCCAAAATGATCCCTCAACCCTCGAGCATATATCTCTCATGTCAATTTATACAATCCCCCTTGTCTTTGCACAAAAAAATGGGGCCAATTTAAGGCTTTACCCTCTAAATACAACATTACCATTCAAACATTGGTTTGCTTTTCTATATTTTCAGCTTCAAAAAACTGTTCTAACTTGGACCACCAACATTGATAATCTATCCCATCAAATCGTGGGCATTTTAGTCGAAAAGTTTTGTTGGCTGAGTCCACAAGACCAACTCGAGAAAGGTATTCATGTTTTCCAAATCTGACACAGGTGATAGTGCCAGTGGTTCTTTGGAAGGGAACCTAGAGGAGAGCCTCCCAAAATACCGTAACCCTAACTCTAACTACACTGGCAGAAGCATCCTGACCAAAATAGTGTTCAGACATAGTGGAGCTCAGTTTGAATCTCAACCTTTATGATTTCATGAAAGTCTTTTAGTCAAGAGTTAATCTTAGCATCAATCTGGCTAACCTCTAACTGCATCTGAGAGAGCTCGTATTGCAACATGCCCATCTCTTTTTGTAACCTTGTGGTGACTCCATCATTGGCCATGAGAATCGACTGCAGCTTTGATACCTTTTTCACGTGAATAAATTTAGGGCAAAAGAGAAATAGGGTGGCAAGAGGAAGAGAAGAAGTTGAGAGAGAAATCAGAAAGATAGTAGAAAGAATAAAACTGTATTCATTCTCATAAATGTCTTCCCCTACCCTTGATTGGTGTTTTTAGGGTGGTAACGGCTTTATCAAACAACTAACAGTTGTCAATACAGGTGTAACAAAACGTACCATTTCAAGTAAATGACAAAACATCCCTAAACGTTTTCATTTGAATCCTATCTAAGCCTTCCCCCTTAAACGTATCATTTCATTAAAGCATTAAACTAAACATTGCGTTTTACAGTAATTAATactaaaatagaaatttaaacatGATTGTTGTGTTGACCGTTGCCCTTAATTCCATTCCATGACACCCTGATGAAAGACACTTAGATTTACAAGAAGCCAAATTTGTGTTTATCTTGTCTAGCAAATTGTTAAAGAATTCCATCTTTTTACGAATTTCCCCAGCTCAAAATCAAGATATTTTCCAAGGTCGTCGACTCTTTTTGCATTAAGACTACCACTAAACCATCTTCTTGCTTGAATATTCATAGAGGAATTGAGGAATAGCTCTAACTTTTCAAATTTGATTTGGAAGCCTGAGAGGGAACAAACTTGAAAAGACGAGCTTTGAGGTTTCTGCACGCTTGAACACTAACATTGAAGAAGATATAACAATCGTCAAGAAAGAGAAGGTAGGAgtgttcaatcggttaaccgaACCAAACTAGGATTAACAAAATTAACcaaattttttaaacttttaaacctttaaccgttaaccgaattgaatttttttcaaaaaaaaaattaaccaaactgaattattttggttaatttggtcggttaatcgaattaaccaaaatttttatattttttttttggttaaatcaagtataaaacatataaaaataataataattctgtTAAATCACTTAATATTTAATCACCAAACAAAATATCACTccgaaaaaataaacaaaacccgaaaaaataaatggaaaaaGGGACCAAAGTCTGAAAAGAAGCAAAGCAAAAGGGTGACATCGGAGAGAGAAAAGAGTGTTTTGTTTGTAGAAGAATGCATGCAAGCAAGCAAgatggaataaaataaaaaaataaaagggagaGTGAGAGTGAGAGGGTAACATGTATGAATGATGATGGGTTTGTTGTTTATATCAGATACATCAACCTGATTTTGCTGATATAATGAAATATCTTCCTCTCTCTTTTGCTCAAAGGCGCAAATCTCCATGAATTGATGATAAAGAATGAAGATGAATGAGAATGAATTTCAATTTACAGATTAGTGATTAGGGTTATAGCATTGGGgattttttgtgttattttttattttaggttaGGGATTTTCGGGTTGGGTTAAGGTTACTGGGTTAGGGTTAGTAggttatgaatttttaatattgAATTGGGTTTATTGGGTCGACTGGTGGTTGGAACTTGGATGGGCAGTGAACTAGCtaaacttaatatatatatatatatatatatatatataatattagttttttgaaaatttggttaattatttgatttcgaattaaattaatcgataatcaaacttttaaaaaatcattaaccGATCGATTAACTAAATTAGTTCAGTTTGGTCAGTTAATTCGGGTTTAACTGAAATTTGAACACCTCTAAGAGGAGGTAATTGATGGGTGAAGCATTTCTAGAGATCTTAATTCCTTGGATAGATCCATTGTTCTTTGCTTCTTGGAGCAGATGGGAGAGAACATTAATGCAAATGACAAACAAAAAAGGATATAGGGGGTCTCCCTCCCCGAATCTCCTTTGGGGGAGAAGTTTCTGGATGGTGAGTCATTTACCAGTACTTGATAGGACACAGTGGAAATACATTGCTTTATGATATTGATCCAATGATGATGGAATCACATAGAAGACTGAAAGAAGAAAATCCCAGTTAATTCTATCAAAAGCGTTGCTCATATCAATTTTGAAAGGTGCTCTTCCCTTGGTTTTCTTTTTGAGAGAGTGAAGGATTTCAAAAACCAAAATGATGTTATAAAAAATGAGCCACCCAAGAAAAAGGCATTTAAAtggactctttttttttttcaaataatatttaaagctTTAATATGATTTAAGTtattaaaagaaatagagaaatcATTCCAGTATTTTCAGAGAGAATTTATAAAATGTAATTCAATGATTCCTCTGTGACCATAAATTTAGATGATAAGAAACATTTGCTCACTTACAATTAGATGACAAAATCCAAACCTCAATGCCTTTGCTGCAAATGGAACAACATGGATAATAAAGTAAATCGTAACAGGGCGAGTTCTCTTTAGAAGACGTGTATAGAACAATTTTAATAATTGTTTACgcaatttatataaaattatcattAGTGAAATTGTAAATTTACACCATAAGATAAACCCTAAAATCTTCCAACTTTTATATGAATTAAAAGGgcaaaattaccaatttacctACTTGTGTGATAAAATTGTGTAATCTTCTCTTTGAAAAGAATAAAATTAATACACATTTATAACAACTTTAAAGCAATAGTGGATTTGGCAACATCCATCCCTTCCTCGAATACCATCCTtactttttatgcattttcatgtttcaGTTCGTATGAAAAACAGACGAACCAACAAAATAGCAGTGGACAATCTTCATCCAATATTGAAAAATAAACGCGAAAAATCGAAAGCCGAAAACAGAATTATTCACTAATCTTTCCACATTTCGGAGAGCTGACATACAAACCCTAGTAATACTAACACATTGTATATGGGGAAAAAGGTTGAGCTATCCATATCTCAGGTCCGTCTTCAGCCACATCGATCAAGCACCTCTATTACTGTCTGAGAGATGGTGAAGAATCCTTTGCCAGCAACTTCTTAATCATGAAGTGCGTGCAACAGCCGCCAATGAAAAGCAATAATCAATTTGCTTTGATGCTAATTCCAGTGTGACGATGAAGTAATGCAATTGTTTATCCTTCTAATGTTTTCTCAAGAATGATGCACCAGTTTGATTTGTCATAAAACTTATCAACAATCACAGCATTATCCATTCCCGATACCAacctgcataaattatgtaaaataaattaacaaaaaatcTTCATCTACAGATGTAAATGACAGGAGGTAATTTCCATTCCAATCATCAAACCGCAACATCATACTCTAAAAGCAACCAAAAACGAAAAACAGATTTTATGAAGATAAAAGTAGAGGCTTGCACATGTTCTCTCTTAACCTAGATCATATAAATTCCTTTGACATCAAATCCAAAGGCAATTATATCGACTGTTGTAAACCATTTACATCCCCTCGTTGCCAAAATAACATTTACACCAAGTAACAAATGGAAaaaacataatttcatatatgtatCTTAAGTTCATGGTAAGCAACTTGGTCTTCTCATTTATATCTTTAAATAGTGTAAATGTGTAATAAAATAGATGATTGCTAACTTTCCACTATGATATCATGTCCAGttagtttactaaaaataaagTGTATTCAAAATGACAGTTAGCTAGGTAAAAGTTTTCAGCACATATCATATATCTAAAATCACAAACCACAGTCATACCATTTTTGGGTAGCCAATTGAACGAGGCTCGTTCCATGTGCAGCCCGAACATTGGATAATATGTTGATAAATAAATGGATATATAGAACTGCAAACGTTTACAAAGACAATATGCATACCTCTCAAGCTCGCCTTCACCGAACACATGGTAATATCTGTTGTACACTACAGCACCCTTCTTATCATCTTTCTTTGCCAAACCATTTGCTAGAGCACCAGCAGAGGCACCACTAACTTCAGCACGGTGATAAGGTAAGTGCCAAGGGACAAAATATTCCTGCTGACTCTTTCCATCTCTAGAAACCATTGAATCATCTTCATTTTGGGGGGTTGAGCATGATGATTGTTGCATATTCTCAGTTAAACTCACTCTAGAATCTTTTGGATGCCCACCCAAACCATTTTCCTCAGTTTCAGGAATGCTTTCTAGAGTGAAGGATGAAGAGCCACGAACACAAGGACTACCTGGTCCTATCCACTCTTCTAAATACCTTTCTGTAAGTGGAGTCCATTTGGTAAGTAATGACTTATCCTCTTGTTCAACAGCCCAAACGGTTATTAGAACTAGGCCACCCTTTTTAACAACTCGCACTAATTCTTCAATCGCTTTCTTTCTCCTATTCTCTGTACTTAAGTGATGTAACACAGCAATAGAGATTGCTGCATCACCAAAATTAGTTCTGTAAGGAAGATTAACAGCATCTGCAACCAAAACTTCATGCCCTCTATTAGCACATATTTTGATAAGGGAAGGACTTATATCACATCCTATAAAATAGCAGCTAGAATTTAAACCTAGATATTTCCCATTTCCACATCCTGCATCTAAGATAAGTGAACCAGTAGGCAAAGATTCCAAGAAAGCAGCAACCTTCGGCCACTTGGCAAAGCGG harbors:
- the LOC108486729 gene encoding tRNA (carboxymethyluridine(34)-5-O)-methyltransferase is translated as MIFKSLRAGIYVHQFWSKSTLFLDCICGLGYSVISSSMKEIKVKDASPMCTLAPDTEPRIQPSSSVSEDRKCSSISVKSTPEIEKKYVHHVYDAIAPHFSSTRFAKWPKVAAFLESLPTGSLILDAGCGNGKYLGLNSSCYFIGCDISPSLIKICANRGHEVLVADAVNLPYRTNFGDAAISIAVLHHLSTENRRKKAIEELVRVVKKGGLVLITVWAVEQEDKSLLTKWTPLTERYLEEWIGPGSPCVRGSSSFTLESIPETEENGLGGHPKDSRVSLTENMQQSSCSTPQNEDDSMVSRDGKSQQEYFVPWHLPYHRAEVSGASAGALANGLAKKDDKKGAVVYNRYYHVFGEGELERLVSGMDNAVIVDKFYDKSNWCIILEKTLEG